The region GCATGTCTTCTTTACGAACAACTTTTGCAACAATACCTTTATTACCGTGGCGTCCGGCCATTTTATCACCAACTTTCACCTTACGTTTTTGTGCTACATATACCTTGGCTAGTTGAACAATTCCATTGGGCAGTTCATCACCAATCGTTATATTGAATTTTTTTCGTTTAAACTCACCATCAATCTCCATATATTTCACATTGTAGTTGTGAATAAGAGATTCAATGAGGTCGTTCTTTTTCTTATCAGTAGTCCACTTCGAAGGGTTAACCTGTAAATAATCAATGTCATTCAACAATTTCTGCGTAAACTTAGTGCCTTTGGCTACTACGTCGCTGCTGAAATAGTCTTTTACACCTTGCGATGTTTTGCCATTGACCAGGATGAAGAGTTTATCGATAAGCTTATTTCTAAGTTCACCGACTTTACCTTCCATCTCTTTATCAAGTTTTTCAATAAGGACCTTCTCTGCTGATTTTACCTTGCGATCTTTAACTGTACGTGAAAACAACTTTTTGTTTATCACAACGCCATAATCTGATGGTCCGGCTTTCAATGATGCATCTTTTACATCACCGGCCTTATCGCCAAATATTGCACGTAGCAGTTTTTCCTCTGGTGAAGGATCAGATTCTCCTTTTGGCGTAATCTTACCAATTAAAATATCACCAGGTTTTATATGAGCTCCGATTCTAATCAAACCATTCTCATCAAGGTCTTTTGTTGCCTCTTCACTAACATTAGGGATATCAGCAGTAAGCTCTTCCATTCCGCGCTTTGTATCACGTACTTCCAGAATATGTTCATTAATATGAATAGAAGTAAATACGTCTTCACGCACAACGCGATCACTTACCACAATAGCATCCTCGAAGTTGTATCCCTTCCAGGGCATAAATGCCACTTTCAGGTTACGTCCAAGTGCAAGATCACCGCCTTTGGTACCATAACCCTCCGTAAGCACATCGCCTTTCTGAAGTTTTTGCCCTTTATGAACTATGGGGCGTATATTCAGAGATGAGTTTTGGTTGGTTTTATGGAACTTATCGAGACGGTAACGTACAATATCATCATGAAAACTCACAAACCGCTCGTCCTCTGTTCTATTGTATCTGATCACCAACTCTTCTGCATCAACATAATCCACGATACCGTCTGCTTCTGCTACCAGTACATTACGTGAATCAAGAGCTGTTTTACGCTCTATACCGGTTCCTACAATCGGAGATTCTGCATTCAGCAACGGAACGGCCTGGCGCATCATGTTAGAACCCATTAGGGCACGGTTCGCATCATCGTGCTCAAGGAATGGAATCAGTGATGCAGCAATTGAAGCAATTTGGTTTGGTGCAACATCCATCAAATGAATTTCATCTGGCGATGTTACGGGATAATCTGCTTCAAGTCGAGACTTAACGCGATCGTTAACAAATTTGCCTTGTTCATCAAGTGGCGCATTGGCCTGGGCAATAATTTGTTCCTCTTCTTCTTCAGCACTTAAATAAACTACCCCCTGATCAGTCATGTCGACCTGCCCGCTTTGAACTTTACGGTAGGGTGTTTCTATAAATCCGAGTTCATTAACCTTAGCAAACACACACATTGAAGAAATCAGACCAATGTTTGGTCCTTCAGGTGTTTCAATGGGGCACAAACGACCATAGTGCGTATAGTGCACGTCACGCACCTCAAAACCGGCTCTTTCTCTTGACAAACCACCCGGACCGAGTGCAGACATTCTCCGTTTGTGTGTCATCTCAGCCAGTGGGTTGGTCTGATCCATAAACTGAGAAAGTGCGTTTGTTCCGAAAAATGAATTAATAACAGAAGAGAGTGTTTTTGAATTAATCAAATCCACAGGTGTAAATACCTCATTGTCTCTTACATTCATTCTTTCGCGAATGGTGCGCGCCATACGAGCTAAACCTACACCAAATTGGTTATAGAGTTGTTCACCAACTGTACGTACGCGACGATTACTAAGGTGATCGATATCATCAACATCAGCTTTAGAGTTAATAAGTTCGATCAGGTATTTTATAATTAAAATTATATCCTCTTCAGTCAGGATGCGTGTATCCATATCGATATCTGCACCTAACTTTTTATTTAATCTGTAACGTCCTACATCGCCAAGATCGTAACGCTTATCAGAAAAGAAAAGCTTATCAATAACGTCCCTGGCAGTAGCTTCATCAGGTGGTTCTGAATTCCGCAATTGTCGGTAAATATGCAGTACCGCCTCTTTTTCGGAGTTACAGGGGTCTTTTTGCAGCGTATTGTAAATAATAGCATAGTCGCTTAAGTTTGTATCCTCTTTATGAAGGAGAATAGTTTTAGCGCCAGAATCTATTATTTCTTCAATATGTTCATTTTCAAGTATGGTTTCACGATCGATGATAACTTCGTTTCTTTCAATAGAAACCACCTCTCCTGTATCCTCGTCCACGAAATCCTCGATCCAGCTTTTCAGAACACGGGCAGCCAGTTTGCGTCCAATGGCCTTTTTAAGGCCGGTTTTGGTCACCTTAATTTCATCTGCAAGGTCAAAGATTTCAAGAATATCTTTATCACTCTCAAAACCAATACTTCTTAATAGTGTTGTGACCGGCAATTTCTTTTTTCGATCGATATATGCATACATGACATTATTGATGTCTGTAGCAAATTCGATCCATGAACCTTTAAACGGTATAATTCTGGCCGAATAAAGTTTGGTCCCGTTGGCGTGTAAACTTTGGCCAAAGAACACACCCGGCGACCTGTGAAGTTGGCTTACGATAATTCTTTCTGCACCGTTGATAATAAAAGTACCCTTAGGACTCATATAAGGGACTGTGCCAAGATATACATCCTGCACAACCGTATCGAAATCCTCATGTTCGGGGTCGGTACAATAAAGTTTCAGTTTTGCCTTTAGCGGCACACTGTAGGTAAGCCCACGTTCGATACACTCATTTATTGTGTACCTTGGGGGGTCGACCTGATAGTCGAGAAACTCAAGAACAAAGTTGTTCCTGGTATCTGTAATTGGAAAGTTTTCCTGAAACACCCTACGTAAACCTTCACTTTTTCTATGAGCCAGGGTAGAGTTCAATTGGAAGAACTCATAGAATGATTTCAACTGTATCTCGAGAAAATCGGGATACTCAAGTTGATTTTTAATGGAGGCAAACGAAATCCGTCCGTTGATATTTTGTGTTGAAGCCATACTCAAAGTTAAGATAAATTAAACTGAATAAAAATAACACGAAAAAGGCCTAGAGTCCTCTCTCAGGACTCTAAACCTCATAAATTCAGTTATTTAGGAGTAAATTATTTAATTTCAACTTCCGCTCCAGCTTCTTCTAATTTGTCTTTTAAACCGTCAGCTTCGTCTTTAGATACTCCTTCTTTAATTGCTTTTGGTGCGCCATCAACAACGGCTTTGGCTTCTTTAAGTCCAAGACCTGTTAATTCTTTTACAAGTTTTACAACTTGAAGTTTAGCACCACCGGCTGCTTTAAGTATAACATCGAATTCAGTTTGCTCCTCTGCTGCTGCTTCACCTTCTCCTGCTGGGCCAGCTACAACAGCTGCTGCTGCTGCGGGCTCAATTCCATGTTCTTCTTTCAGGATATCAGCCAATTCGTTTACCTCTTTTACAGTTAAGTTTACCAACTCATCTGCAAGTTTTTTCAAATCTGCCATTTTCCTACAATTTTAATTATTGTTGATTAATCTTTTAATTTTACTTTTTTGATAGTGTTTCGAGAACACCATGAATTTTAGAGCCTCCTGATTGCAATGCTGAGATAACATTTTTGGCTGGTGACTGCAACAGTGAAACGATATCGCCAAGTAGTTCGTCTTTCGACTTGATATTGGCCAGTGCTTCAAGTTGTTCGTCTCCAACATAAACAGTTTCTTCAACAAATGCGCCTTTCAGGATAGGCTTTTTGTGCTTTTTCCGGAACTCTTTCATGAGTTTACCGGGGGCATTACCTGTTTGAGTAAACATTACTGAGGTATTGCCTTTAAGTAAATCATAAACCTCGCTATAATCTACATCAGCCTTCTCCATTGCCTTACGTAACAGTGTATTTTTGGCAACAACCAATAATACATCATTTTTAAAGCATACACGGCGAAGGTTCGATGTTTGTTCAGCATTCAACCCTTTGGTATCGGTCAGATAAAAATGACCGTACTCATTAAGTTTTTCTGTTAGCGATTCGATGATTTGTAGCTTATCTTCTCGCTTCATTACTTCGATTCTTTAATTTTGTTAAACATCAAATGACTTCGCATCTACCGGTATACCCATACTCATAGTTGATGAGATAAATACACTTTTCACGTAGGTGCCTTTGGCTGCAGATGGACGAAGTTTCATGATTGTATTCATAAATTCTACCGCATTATCTGCAATTTGTTCGGGACTGAAAGATACTTTACCAATTGAGGTATGGATAATTCCGTATTTGTCAACCTTAAAGTCAATTTTACCCTGTTTGATTTCCTTAATAGCAGGTCCCAAGTCCATGGTAACCGTACCACTTTTAGGGTTTGGCATTAAACCACGTGGTCCTAAAACACGGCCCAATGGTCCTACCTTACCCATTACAGGGGGCATTGTGATGACAACATCAAAATCTGTCCATCCACCTTTGATCTTTTCAATGTAATCGTCCAGTCCGACATAATCCGCACCGGCATCTTTAGCTTCTTGCTCCTTATCAGGTGTACAAAGTGCCAATACACGTACTTCTTTACCGGTTCCATGTGGTAACGTAACAACACCACGAACCATTTGATTGGCTTTCCTTGGATCTACACCTAATCGGATGTCCATATCCACAGATGAATCAAATTTAGTATTGGTAATTTCCTTTACTAGATTTGCTGCTTCTGAGATAGGGTAAGATTTACCAGCTTCGATCTTCTCCTGTGCTATCTTTTGTTTTTTTGTCAGTTTAGCCATTGCTAATAAGATCTTTGTTTGGTTTTAAAATGGGGCATCACCTTTAGTTGTAATACCCATGCTTCTGGCTGTACCTGCAACCATCTTCATTGCAGACTCAACAGTAAAACAATTCAAGTCGGACATTTTCTCTTCTGCAATTTCTTTAACCTGGTCCCAGGTTATAGAAGCTACTTTTTGACGGTTTGACTCAGCCGAACCGCTTTTTAATTTTGCAGCTTCTTTTAGCATTACTGGAACTGGTGGTTGTTTGACGATAAAATCAAACGATTTATCACCATAAACAGTAATAATTACAGGCAAAACTTTTCCGGCTTTGTTCTGGGTTCTGGCATTAAACTGCTTACAGAACTCCATAATGTTTACGCCTTTAGCACCAAGAGCAGGGCCCACGGGTGGTGAAGGATTTGCCGCCCCACCTTTAATTTGCAACTTAATAATTCCTGCAACTTCTTTTGCCATAATTCAAATTAATTCAAAATTTTACTCTTTTTCGACTTGCAAAAATCCCAGTTCTAAAGGGGTTCTGCGCCCGAAAATCTTGACAATAACCTTCAACTTTTTCTTTTCCTCATTGATATTCTCAATAATTCCTGAAAAACCGTTGAAAGGACCATCAATAACTTTCACAGTTTCACCAACAATATACGGCACATTGATTTCTTCTTCTTTTTCAGAGATTTCATCAACTTTACCTAAAATTCGGTTCATTTCGTTGGGTCGAAGTGGAACGGGTGTACCTTCTTTTGTTCCCAAAAATCCAATTACATTGGTCATATTTTTAATAATATGGGGAACTTCGCCAACTAATATGGCTTCAATAAGTACGTAACCAGGAAAATAAGACCGCTCTTTAGAGATTTTTTTACCATTGCGTATTTGGTAAACTTTTTCGGTGGGAATGAGTACCTGAAAGACATAATCTTTCAACGTAGAGCTCATCTCACTCTCTAACAGCTCTTTTACCTTTTTCTCCTTACCACTTACTGCACGAACAACGTACCACTTTTTTTCCATCAGAACCTAATTTTCGCCAATCGCTTAGTAAAACATGCTGTAAATAATCTTCATCACATTCGTGAATGAAGTGTCCATCAAATAAATGATGAGCGCTATAATTAAGGAAGCAACCATTACAACTATTGCACTGCTTTGAAGTTCCTTCAATGTCGGCCAGCTCACTTTGTGAACCAACTCTTCATAGACATCTTTAAAATATGTACGAATCTTTCTCATACTTTACAAATTTGCACGGGAGGAGAGACTCGAACTCCCGACACCTGGTTTTGGAGACCAGTGCTCTGCCAACTGAGCTACACCCGTGTATAAAGTGTTCCCTGTTTAAGGGGAACACTTGTAATATTTATTACTCAAGAATTTCAGTTACCTGTCCGGCACCTACTGTGCGGCCACCTTCACGAATTGCAAAACGCAATCCCTGGTCAAGTGCTACAGGATAGATAAGGTCAACGGTGATTGTTACGTTATCACCAGGCATTACCATTTCTGTTCCTTCTGGAAGTGTAACAGCACCTGTTACGTCAAGCGTACGCAAGTAGAACTGTGGGCGGTAATTCTTGTGGAATGGAGTGTGACGTCCACCTTCTTCTTTTTTCAACACATATACCTCTGCTTTAAATCTGGTATGAGGTGTGATTGTTTTAGGGTGAGCGATAACCATACCACGCTTAATTTCATTTTTGTCGATACCACGGAGCAGCAAACCAACATTATCACCAGCCTGACCTTCGTCAAGAATTTTGCGGAACATTTCCACACCAGTAATAACTGATTTTTTACCTTCTGCACCAAGACCCATGATCTGTACATCGTCGCCAGTGTGAACTACACCAGTTTCGATACGACCAGTGGCAACAGTACCACGACCTGTAATTGAAAATACGTCCTCAACAGGCATTAGGAATGGTTTATCCACATCGCGTTTTGGAAGTGGGATATACTCATCAACAGCGTCCATGAGTTCCATAATTTTTTCTTCCCATTTTTCTTCTCCGTTCAATCCACCAAGAGCAGAACCCTGGATAATAGGAGCATTGTCGCCGTCAAATTCGTAGAAATCAAGCAATTCACGAACTTCCATTTCAACAAGTTCGAGAAGCTCTTCGTCTTCTACCATATCAACTTTATTAAGGAATACTACAATTTTAGGAACGTTTACCTGACGTGCAAGCAAGATGTGCTCGCGAGTCTGAGGCATAGGACCATCAGTTGCAGCCACTACAAGAATAGAACCGTCCATCTGGGCAGCACCTGTTACCATGTTTTTCACATAGTCAGCGTGACCTGGGCAGTCTACGTGAGCGTAGTGACGATTAGCAGTTGTGTACTCTACGTGAGCAGAGTTAATTGTAATTCCACGTTCTTTTTCTTCGGGAGCGTTATCGATAGAATCGAAATCGCGCTCTTCACCGAAACCTTTTTTTGCCAATACTTTAGTAATAGCAGCAGTCAAGGTAGTTTTTCCATGGTCTACGTGACCAATAGTACCGATATTAACGTGCGGTTTTGACCGATCAAATTGTTCTTTAGCCATAACTTCTCAAATTATGTTATTTAACTTTCTATGATGTTTAATTCTCTCAAACATAAAAATTCGAGCCAATGACGGGAATTGAACCCGTGACCTCTTCCTTACCAAGGAAGCGCTCTACCCCTGAGCTACATCGGCAAAAATCAGAGCGGGAGACGGGATTCAAACCCGCGGCCCTCAGCTTGGAAGGCTGATGCTCTATCAACTGAGCTACTCCCGCTTGTGCGCCGCAGCTTCAGCGAAGGTGCGCAAACACCCTACCTAAGTAACGACATCCGACTTTGCAAAATGCTTCGCCGGGTAAAAGTGGGGAGAGAAGGATTCGAACCTCCGAAGGCGTACGCCAGCAGATTTACAGTCTGCCCCAGTTGACCGCTTTGGTATCTCCCCGACATTAAAATACATTTGCAACCTGAGCCGATGGAGGGATTCGAACCCACGACCTGCTGATTACAAATCAGCTGCTCTGACCAACTGAGCTACATCGGCGTTTTTTAAAGAACCTACCTTCTTGTTTTCAGGGTTGCAAATGTATAACCTTACTTTTTAGCGTCCAAATAAATAATGAACTTTTTTTCTAAATTCCACGAACTTTTTCTTTGTGCTTTTTAATTTGCCTTCTGAGCGCCTCTACAGATTGGTCGGTTGCTTCTTCAAATGTTTTACATTGCTTCTTGGCAAATAGTTCGTTTCCCGGAATGCTTATTTTCATTTCAACAAGTTTATTCTCGGTATTCTGATTTTTACTAAGACGAAGGAAAACCTCAACTTCTATGATATTATCAAATACTTGCTCTAGTTTTGAAATTTTAGACTCAATAAATTGAATCAGTTTTTGATCTGCATCGAATTTGATTGAATGAATTTTAACGTCCATAATAACCTCCTTTTTAAATATGTTATGCCCGTGGATGGGCTTGGTTGTATGTGTTTTTTAATTTCTGAAAACTATTATGAGTATATACTTCTGTAGCGGCCAGATTCGCATGCCCCAATAACTCCTTTATGGCATTAAGCTCGGCACCTGAATTAAGCATCTGGGTGGCAAAAGTATGTCGTAATATATGTGGACTGCGCTTTTGAAGTGTGGCAATCTGACTTATATATTTATTTACTATACGATAAACTAATTTAGGATATAAGGGTTTTCCTTTTTCAGTAATAAATAAATTGTGCCCCTCCGGGGAATAATCCTTACGAATGGTAGTGTAGTCTTTTAATTGATTAAGTAGCCATGCTGGAAGCGGCACTGACCGCATTTTATTGCGTTTCCCTGTTACAGTTATCACTTCACGGCTGTAATCAATATCCTGTGGTTTGAGATCTATTAATTCCTGCCTGCGCATCCCGGTAAGATAAAACAGGTGTAATATATTTTTGTCTCTCAACCCCTTGAAGTCATTTTCAAAAAATGTATCATTAAAAAGGGTGTCAATCTCATGTTCTTTTATAAACTGGGGTATTTTCTTTTGTTTTTTGGGTAAGATTGCCTCTGCAGCCGGATTATCGTTAATTGCTCCTTCCCGTTGCATAAATCCATAAAAGGCTTTAAGACTTGAAAGTTTTCGGTGAACGGTAACGGAATTTAGTTTTTCGTTCAATAAAAAAATAATCCACCGACGGACATCTTTAGAAGTTACCGACAATAGATTATTAATTTTTTGATTTTTACAGAACTGTTCAAACTGAATTAAATCAGTTTTATAAGCAGCCACTGTATGTTTGGAGAGGTGTTTTTCGAACACCAAATGATCAAAAAATGCTTTTGGCATATAGGCGGACGGTTTACGTCAAATGTATAAAATTTAACGTAAAAACTACCCGTTTTGTTCCTCGTTTTGCATTTTTTGTTTATAAATAGCTTTAATTTTTTGCTCGCGTCTTTTAGCTGATGGTTTATCGTATTGCTGACGCTGACGTAGTTCTTTAACCACACCAGTTTTTTCAAATTTACGCTTAAACTTTTTCAAAGCGCGATCAATATTCTCCCCTTCTTTTACCGGAATAATAATCATAATATTATCTATTTAATTTTTTCGTTTTAGGGCTGCAAATATATGAACTATTTCAATGAACACAAAAAATTACATGTTTTTTTCAAAATAATTAACACTCTTATTTGAGCAAAAACAAGAACCATAAAGTTGGTGATTATTAAATTATTATTAATTTTGACGTCCGCAATCCTAACAAACCTATAAACAAGCATATTATGAAAGTATATCAACCAGAAGAGCTCAAGAACATTGCCCTGATCGGTAGTGCTGGCTCAGGGAAAACCACCCTCGCAGAGGCCATGCTTTACGAGGGTGGCGTAGTGAAGAGAAAAGGTGATATTGACAGTAAAAACACTGTTTCAGATTATCACGATATTGAACACCAACAAGGTCGTAGTATTTTCTCTACTGTTTTGTACACTGAATACCAGAATAAAAAGCTAAATTTGATTGACACCCCGGGACTTGACGATTTTGTCGGTGGTGTGATTTCGTCACTCGCTGTTAGTGACACTGCATTATTTCTTTTAAGTGCTCATCAGGGTGTAGAAGTTGGTACTGAAATTATGAGTCGTTACACGCAAAAATTTGGTACACCTATGGTTTTTGCAGTAAACCAACTTGACCACGAAAAAGCCAATTACGACAAAACTGTAGAAGATTTAAAGAATAAATTTGGAAATAAAGCTGTTCAAATTCAGTACCCTATAAACCCCGGACTTGATTTCAATGCCGTGATTGATGTGCTGAAAATGAAAATGTACAAATGGGGTCCTGAAGGTGGAGAGCCTTCAATTGAAGATATCCCAGACAGTGAAAAAGATAAAGCAGAAGAATTACATAATGCTCTGGTTGAATCAGCA is a window of Salinivirga cyanobacteriivorans DNA encoding:
- the rpoB gene encoding DNA-directed RNA polymerase subunit beta, producing MASTQNINGRISFASIKNQLEYPDFLEIQLKSFYEFFQLNSTLAHRKSEGLRRVFQENFPITDTRNNFVLEFLDYQVDPPRYTINECIERGLTYSVPLKAKLKLYCTDPEHEDFDTVVQDVYLGTVPYMSPKGTFIINGAERIIVSQLHRSPGVFFGQSLHANGTKLYSARIIPFKGSWIEFATDINNVMYAYIDRKKKLPVTTLLRSIGFESDKDILEIFDLADEIKVTKTGLKKAIGRKLAARVLKSWIEDFVDEDTGEVVSIERNEVIIDRETILENEHIEEIIDSGAKTILLHKEDTNLSDYAIIYNTLQKDPCNSEKEAVLHIYRQLRNSEPPDEATARDVIDKLFFSDKRYDLGDVGRYRLNKKLGADIDMDTRILTEEDIILIIKYLIELINSKADVDDIDHLSNRRVRTVGEQLYNQFGVGLARMARTIRERMNVRDNEVFTPVDLINSKTLSSVINSFFGTNALSQFMDQTNPLAEMTHKRRMSALGPGGLSRERAGFEVRDVHYTHYGRLCPIETPEGPNIGLISSMCVFAKVNELGFIETPYRKVQSGQVDMTDQGVVYLSAEEEEEQIIAQANAPLDEQGKFVNDRVKSRLEADYPVTSPDEIHLMDVAPNQIASIAASLIPFLEHDDANRALMGSNMMRQAVPLLNAESPIVGTGIERKTALDSRNVLVAEADGIVDYVDAEELVIRYNRTEDERFVSFHDDIVRYRLDKFHKTNQNSSLNIRPIVHKGQKLQKGDVLTEGYGTKGGDLALGRNLKVAFMPWKGYNFEDAIVVSDRVVREDVFTSIHINEHILEVRDTKRGMEELTADIPNVSEEATKDLDENGLIRIGAHIKPGDILIGKITPKGESDPSPEEKLLRAIFGDKAGDVKDASLKAGPSDYGVVINKKLFSRTVKDRKVKSAEKVLIEKLDKEMEGKVGELRNKLIDKLFILVNGKTSQGVKDYFSSDVVAKGTKFTQKLLNDIDYLQVNPSKWTTDKKKNDLIESLIHNYNVKYMEIDGEFKRKKFNITIGDELPNGIVQLAKVYVAQKRKVKVGDKMAGRHGNKGIVAKVVRKEDMPFLEDGSPVDIVLNPLGVPSRMNLGQIYETVLGWAGMELGVKFSTPIFDGASLDEINEYTDEAKVPRYGKTQLIDGETGEPFHQLATVGVIYMLKLGHMVDDKMHARSIGPYSLITQQPLGGKAQFGGQRFGEMEVWALEAFGASNILQEILTIKSDDVQGRAKAYEYIVKGDSLPDPGVPESFNVLLHELRGLGLSISLE
- the rplL gene encoding 50S ribosomal protein L7/L12, translated to MADLKKLADELVNLTVKEVNELADILKEEHGIEPAAAAAVVAGPAGEGEAAAEEQTEFDVILKAAGGAKLQVVKLVKELTGLGLKEAKAVVDGAPKAIKEGVSKDEADGLKDKLEEAGAEVEIK
- the rplJ gene encoding 50S ribosomal protein L10, whose translation is MKREDKLQIIESLTEKLNEYGHFYLTDTKGLNAEQTSNLRRVCFKNDVLLVVAKNTLLRKAMEKADVDYSEVYDLLKGNTSVMFTQTGNAPGKLMKEFRKKHKKPILKGAFVEETVYVGDEQLEALANIKSKDELLGDIVSLLQSPAKNVISALQSGGSKIHGVLETLSKK
- the rplA gene encoding 50S ribosomal protein L1 produces the protein MAKLTKKQKIAQEKIEAGKSYPISEAANLVKEITNTKFDSSVDMDIRLGVDPRKANQMVRGVVTLPHGTGKEVRVLALCTPDKEQEAKDAGADYVGLDDYIEKIKGGWTDFDVVITMPPVMGKVGPLGRVLGPRGLMPNPKSGTVTMDLGPAIKEIKQGKIDFKVDKYGIIHTSIGKVSFSPEQIADNAVEFMNTIMKLRPSAAKGTYVKSVFISSTMSMGIPVDAKSFDV
- the rplK gene encoding 50S ribosomal protein L11, with amino-acid sequence MAKEVAGIIKLQIKGGAANPSPPVGPALGAKGVNIMEFCKQFNARTQNKAGKVLPVIITVYGDKSFDFIVKQPPVPVMLKEAAKLKSGSAESNRQKVASITWDQVKEIAEEKMSDLNCFTVESAMKMVAGTARSMGITTKGDAPF
- the nusG gene encoding transcription termination/antitermination protein NusG, translating into MEKKWYVVRAVSGKEKKVKELLESEMSSTLKDYVFQVLIPTEKVYQIRNGKKISKERSYFPGYVLIEAILVGEVPHIIKNMTNVIGFLGTKEGTPVPLRPNEMNRILGKVDEISEKEEEINVPYIVGETVKVIDGPFNGFSGIIENINEEKKKLKVIVKIFGRRTPLELGFLQVEKE
- the secE gene encoding preprotein translocase subunit SecE, yielding MRKIRTYFKDVYEELVHKVSWPTLKELQSSAIVVMVASLIIALIIYLMDTSFTNVMKIIYSMFY
- the tuf gene encoding elongation factor Tu, translating into MAKEQFDRSKPHVNIGTIGHVDHGKTTLTAAITKVLAKKGFGEERDFDSIDNAPEEKERGITINSAHVEYTTANRHYAHVDCPGHADYVKNMVTGAAQMDGSILVVAATDGPMPQTREHILLARQVNVPKIVVFLNKVDMVEDEELLELVEMEVRELLDFYEFDGDNAPIIQGSALGGLNGEEKWEEKIMELMDAVDEYIPLPKRDVDKPFLMPVEDVFSITGRGTVATGRIETGVVHTGDDVQIMGLGAEGKKSVITGVEMFRKILDEGQAGDNVGLLLRGIDKNEIKRGMVIAHPKTITPHTRFKAEVYVLKKEEGGRHTPFHKNYRPQFYLRTLDVTGAVTLPEGTEMVMPGDNVTITVDLIYPVALDQGLRFAIREGGRTVGAGQVTEILE
- the hpf gene encoding ribosome hibernation-promoting factor, HPF/YfiA family, with protein sequence MDVKIHSIKFDADQKLIQFIESKISKLEQVFDNIIEVEVFLRLSKNQNTENKLVEMKISIPGNELFAKKQCKTFEEATDQSVEALRRQIKKHKEKVRGI
- a CDS encoding tyrosine-type recombinase/integrase, encoding MPKAFFDHLVFEKHLSKHTVAAYKTDLIQFEQFCKNQKINNLLSVTSKDVRRWIIFLLNEKLNSVTVHRKLSSLKAFYGFMQREGAINDNPAAEAILPKKQKKIPQFIKEHEIDTLFNDTFFENDFKGLRDKNILHLFYLTGMRRQELIDLKPQDIDYSREVITVTGKRNKMRSVPLPAWLLNQLKDYTTIRKDYSPEGHNLFITEKGKPLYPKLVYRIVNKYISQIATLQKRSPHILRHTFATQMLNSGAELNAIKELLGHANLAATEVYTHNSFQKLKNTYNQAHPRA
- the rpsU gene encoding 30S ribosomal protein S21; translation: MIIIPVKEGENIDRALKKFKRKFEKTGVVKELRQRQQYDKPSAKRREQKIKAIYKQKMQNEEQNG